The genomic interval TATCTGTTGGTACCACTGCATGGTTGAGTGAACCCATGTGTCTGATTTTCTGTCCAGGAAGTATCTGCGGGTGAGTGTACCTGTGTTGGTGCggtagaagggagggaggggtccaGGCGCAGCCTGAGATCACGGCTATCCGGCCCTGCACCCTCAAGCAGCATTGACCTAGGTGTGGGGCACCGCGTCCTAGGAGGTTGCTTACCTCCGTAGTAGGTGTACGGAGTGGACCCCAACATCTCAGACTCGTCCAAGCGGCCGCCCAACGGGCGCATGCGCCTCGGACTCCGGAAGAAGGCGTGTCTCCGGGCGCCCAGGGCGCTCAGCTGTTTCATCCGACGTTCTTTGGACCGTCGGTTCTGGAACCACACCTGGGACAGAGGAAGGGGTTGTGAACTCTGTTCCGggtccccttctctccctgcccGGGCCACCCCCGCTGAGTCCTAGCGCCTCCTCCGCACCAAGAATGCCCTGAGCCGGGGGCCGGGCCGGATTAGACCAAAGGGGTGGAGAGGGGCCTCGGCGAACCAGCCAAGGATGAAGGATTTCGCGGACCCGTGGGGCGACTCATAAAGACTTGAGCTTCCTGGTCCTCGGCCCATCCGCGGCCTGACGGCTTTATAAAGGCCCGCCGCCCGGCACGGCTCTGGTCTCGGCCCCGCGACTCCCCAGCCGGGCTCTGGCCGTTTGTCTGCCCGCGCGTCGGGCGCAGGGAAGGAGCACGTGAAGAGCATCGCCTCTTTCTCTGCTCAGAGGACGGGAGGACAGGAAAGGGCCTGTCCTTTAAGCGAGGCTTAAAACCTTCCCTgaaaggggcgggggtgggattCAGAGATGTGAAGTGACCCGCCCAAGATGACGCCGCCGGAAGCCAGCAGGGCTAGGCTGAATCTTTTGGCTCGGAGTGTGACCAGCCGGCCCCGATCTCCGGCGCACCGTCTGCCCCCAGAGCGGGCTCGGCGCGCTCCTAGCCAAGGAGGCTGGGTGGGAGGCTCCTCCGAGCTTCACAGCTCGCGGACGCAGCGGGGCTGCGGAGGGGTGACCCGGCCAGAGCCGACCCGGGCCGCACCTGGATGACGCGCATGTTGAGGCCGGTCTCCTGCGCCAGCTGCTCGCGGATGTGGCGCGTGGGCTTGGGCGTGGCGGCGAAGGCGGCCTTGAGCGTCTCCAGCTGCTTGGCTTTGATGGTGGTGCGCGGGCCGCGCCGCTTCGTGCCCGAGTTCTGCTCCTCGTTCTCGTTGTTGGCCGTCTCCTTGTCCGACGACGTCGAGTTGTCCGTCTCCTTGGGATCGTCCTGGAGTGGGTCCTGGAGGTCCGGGGACAAGCTGCGGTCCGTACAGGACGACACTGCGAGAGGACGGAGCGGGAAGGGGACAGGGTGTCAGCGGCGGCCCGAGACCTCTCCCGTCGGGTAGCCTGTTCCTGCAGGCTCAGGCCACCGCCAACCCCGGCGGGTTCCCTCCCAAAGCCGGctacagcccctcccccaggggcCCGGCGCCCGCCCACTCCCTCCAGGCGGGGCTGGGCCTTTGGAAGCGCCCTTCTCAAGCCCTCTCGGCACTCTTCAGCTAGTGCTTGGGAAAGGGGGAGTCGCGCTCTCTGGAGAGCCCGGCCTTCTAGGAGAGGGGACGGGAGGAGGGTACAGATGCCCTCCGGGCCGGGgatcttcctctcccttctctctttcctcgaGACCCCAATTAGTGTCCTCCCAGTGCAGCTAGAAATTACCAGGAGCTGAAAAGACTCGGAAAGGGGAAATTGTGCGGTTCCAAACTTGGGGAGGAGGGCAGCTTGGAAAAGGCTCCTGAACTGGAGGAGGGCGGGTTAGAGCTGGCAGTGTAGGCATCCTGGAAGGCTGGCTCCAAACGCTGACTCTCTTTCCCAGCCCCCGCACCTCCCCCCCTCCTTGACCTGCCCGGCGCGAGTGGAGAGCTCTGAGCCGTGCACCGCGGGCACGCAGGGGGCAAAGGAGGGGAGTGCAGGCAGGCCTTGGCTGGAGGGCGCTGGGgcctggcctggggaggggcagggggcctCCTACCTGAGTTGAGGCTACCCTCCTTGAGGCTGGACGAGCTCAGGTAGTCGTCCTTGCACACGAACTTGTTCTCGTCGATGACGTAGAGCTCCTCGCCCGTGGACAGCTGCTTGTTGCAGACCATGCAGGTGAAGCAGTTGAGGTGGAAGACTTTGCCGCGGGCCTTACGCACCAGGTCACTGGGCGAGATGCCTTGCGCGCAGCCGGCACACTTAGTGCCGAAGCGCCTGAGGACACAACAGGGCCTGTCACCCAGGGCCAGCCCAGTGTCCCATCCTCCTGAAGCCCTGACCTCCCACTCTGCCCTAGCTTCTGAAAAGCCTCCGTTTCCACATCTGTCAAATGAGATCCCAATCCTGTCCTCCCTGGTCAGAATGCAAGACGTGAGACAAATATCCAGGTCTGTTCTTGGGACTGGGACTGGGACTGTCATGGCTCGGTCAGATTTATTTGGACTCTGCTGGGCTTCCAGCAATGGGCGCCGCAGCCTTCAGCCCAGCAGACGGCCCAGAGCACCTCAAGtggcgcccctcccccaccccacatcgCTACCAGATGGGCCGGGGCTGCTCCTGGCAAACTCTGCTCTGGAGGTCGTGAAGCATTTAAAGCCAGGCAGGCCGGGTTTGGACCATTTCTCGGCTTTGCCTCCTGGATCCTTAACAGTCTGCTGGGGTCCAGGTAGGGCCAAGGAGCCTGGCTGTCGGGTCCTAGCGTTGGAGCTGGGGGGAGCTCCTCTTCTGAGCTGAACCTTAGCAGGAAGGAGGGAACCTTCTGCTGGTCCTCAGGCAGGCAGCGGGAAAATGTGACCAGAAGGCGATCCCAAACCTGCCCGGCCAGAACACGGGCTCTCTCCCATGCCACCTTTTCTGTGTCCCTGGTCTaaatcctcttctctctcccttgagCGCTGGGAGACGGCTGGCCTCCCCCGAAATGGATGGTGCAGACCGGCACAGGGAGGGGTGAGgtgccgggggagggggagggcgagGGCCCAGGACGCTGGGGCCCCACGGCTCCTCGTACCCACGTCTCTAAACAGGGCGAATTTGGGTGACGTTGATGTAGTGAGGGCATTAGAAGCCATAAGTCACTTTGGGCCTTATCCGGCAGCGTAATTGGCCACATGCACCTTATCAAAAATCATTAGGTGCTTTGCAAGCACCACCACATTAGGGGCCTCGGGCCTCTGGGGCCGAGGAGTCTACACGTGTAAAGGCGCGTCTGACCTTTTCTCCTATTCAAGTTCCCTAGTGCCAGGTACTGGGGCCGGCGAGCAGCCTTTCTCCAGGGCGTTAATCACGCCCCCCCTTCCCTCCACGCAGTTGGCGCTCACAAAGCCGGGGGAAGCGGGCAGGGCTGAGCTGCCAAAAGCCCCACAGCCTCCCAGGCCGACCTTCGGCGTTTCTCAGctgggaaagtgaggctcagagaagtgatcTGCTGTGCCCTGCCTGAGGGCGCCCGTGGGCAGCAAGGCTGGACTCCGGAGGTCCTGATTCCAGCTTCCATTTCATTTGTACTTTCAACAGAGGAGAAAATGTTTAAGGAGTTGGTGGGGGGAGTGAGGAGAAGATTCCCTGCCCCATCACCAGGGGAGGCCTTTCTGGCTGAGTCCCCTCAGGAGCTGGGAAGTTTCTGTTTGTCCAGAAGCACTCTGGGGGTCCCACCTGCCTGGAGCCCAGCTTCTGGACTCCGCACTCTGCCTGCCCCTAACTTCGCAAAAATCCTTAGTCTCTCCGAGCCTGGCTGGAAGCTTCCACCTTTGGGGTGGCCTCAGCTAGCAAGAGGCAGAGACGGATGGGCCGCAAGTTTGTCAAGCTTCCTCCCCCTGGCCCACCACCGATCCAAGCTGGCCTGGAAAAGCCAGCTACAAGCAGCCCAGCAGCGTTCTTCTCACTCTGCCTGGGTTCAGGCCCTTGTTGGACCGAGGGCAGGAGGAGAGTGGTGGGCTCCCCGGCTCCCCATTGAACCTGGTGGGCCTGGGAGGCTGGGATGGGTTTCGTGGTGTCCCCTTCCCCGGCGCCCCAGCGGAGCGCCTGCAGGGCGGGCGCTCGGGCAACAGGGCGGCGCGGCTTCTTACCTGAAGAAGTCATTTTTGCAGTAGAGCTTGCCCTCGCGCGAGAAGCACTTCTCCGAGAGGTTGGTCTTACACTCGCAGCACTGAACGCATTTGATGTGCCACGCGCGGTCCAGCACGTTCAGCAGAAAGCGGTCGAGGATGGGCCGCTCGCAACCAGCACAGTGCACCATCATAGCCCCGCGCCCCGGCGGCTCGGGCCGCCTTGCCCTCCCTTTGGGCCCCCGGCCCTCGGGCCCCCTGGCCCCGCCGCTGCTCTCCGCCTCTTCTCTTGGCCGCCGCCGGGCGAGTCCGGTCCGAACCAAGACTCAGCCGGTCAAGTCCTTGGGTGATTGCTGGCCTGGCGCTGGGCTGccctgggcggggtggggagtggtggcGTTCACAGCCTCATGCCCCGGGCCGCGCGCCCCAGTGTATCTTGGGTGGCCGCGGGCTTCGCCTCTGCCGAGCGGCTTTCCCGGTGGCGGAGGCGCCGGCACTTTCCCCCACTTTCAAGCGGTTCCTATCCTCATCTTTGTCTGGCCGCCGCCTAATTCGCGCATCCTTATTCAGATTTGGTGACGTGGCGAGGCACGTAGGGGGCCCGGCGGCCAATGGGTACGCGGTGGCCATGGCAACCTCTTAAATTTATAGCATATCTAAATTGGCTACAGCGTTGCCGTCCGGACAGAGCAAAAAAAACAAGGCATCAGTATTGTTGAGTATTAGCTTGTACCTGGTTCGGAGGCTAAGTAAGTATTTACCTTCCAGTTTGGGGCTTGGGGCTGGGGGCCGCGCGATCTGAAAACTgcgtctctcttctctctcttcacaCATATTTGGGGGGCTGGGGTTCGAAGGCCTAGTGGGAGGGGGACCTCTGCCCCCTTCACAATCCACGGAACTTGCAGAAGTTGCCCGAGGCCGGGATCGCGCTCTACGTCTGCCTCCTCTTTCCCAGCCCAGCCTGTCGTTTTGGACTCCCCCATGCGCGCACCCCTGGGGTCAGCGCCCTGGAGCTGCGGCGGCGAGGTTCTCGGGACTCCCGGAGGCGGCACCGGCTTCCTTTGTCATATGCGGGGGCTGGGGCCCAGCCCGGCCTTtctcagggagagggagagagagagagagagagagagagagagagagagaaaggccgAGCAAGCCCAGACCCAGGTTGGCGGGGGATGTCCTCTGGCCCGGTCTCAGACCGCGGAGTTGTTTCCAGCCGGAGCGCGCTGGCCACGGGGCTCGGGggagatgtggggagggggagatccAGGATGCACCGGTCTTCCCGAAGCCAGCTCTGAAGTGATGTTCACCGCGTCTCCGCTTTCCTCGCTGCACCTTCCAGATCCCGGGTCAGCCAGTCGGGGCGCCGCGGTGAGTGGGTAGCGCGGCCGAGGAGGGTACACTGGAGATTGCGCGGGGCGCTGTTTGCACACGCTGGGCGTCCGGGCGGAGTGTGCAAGTTCGATCCATCATAGGAAGCAGGAAGTACCATTCCACGGGGCTCGGAGGGTGTGTGGGGCGTTCGCAGGTGTGTGTGGAGGAGGAATGTGactctggtggggggagggagagggccatGCCTCCTTTCCCAAGGTGCCAGCCCAGCGCCTGACCGGGGTGCTCTAAGTTAGGGAGGGCAGGCAGGCAAAGTGGGAATTTTCCCTTCCCGGTCCAGGAAAGAGGGCTAACGGGGTCTGTAGGGCCTGGGCCCACAGGCTGGGGGCCAGAGGAGCATGTGTGTGCGCTAAGGCTCGCCTGTGGATGTGTGTTTGGGTGCATTTGCTGAGTTTGTTAGTATACATTTGCTGTTTGAGAATCCTGTTTTTGCCTCTCTTTAGAGTTACTCATGAATCAATCATGTGAATACGTTTTGGCAcgtgtatttttgtgtgtttgtatctGTGCATAGTTCTGCTAATATTTGTGTGTATTAGTCTGTGCGGTCCTGTTTTTGTTGGTcggtgtgtacatatatatatgtgcatacgtATCTGCAGTCACATGAATGTGATGGTGTTTGCCTGTGTGAGTGTGCATCTGTGTAAGATTATTTGTACAGGTGTGTGGTAACATTGATGTGAAAGTGGACTTTGAAATGTCGGAATCGCGTGCAGGTGAGCGTGCGTGTATGTGACTGACTGAGCCGGGCTGGCTGTGTTTGTGAGTGCAGAAGTTTTTGGATCTGTGTTTGTGGGCCAGTCATTACGTGTGTGTCTGCATGTATGTATTTCTGCAGATAGCAGTAGTTTTGGTTATGTGACTCCTGTCGTGTTTATTTTTGAGGGGaggtgtatgtttgtgtgtgcactTCTAGTGTGCTTGCCTTTGTAGATTTGAATGGGAGCACGATTTGTGAATACCTGTATTGGGGCAGTTGgtggaggcacagagatgttcCCTTTCCCCCCTGGTTCCTGTCCAGACCTCCAGCTTCCCCCCACAGTCCACAGTTTCTGTGTGAAGTGATCTGGCTTCTGACAGGGAATTGACAGGTGCTGGTCACTGGGTGGGGCATTGACCCAGAAGCTGGGCTTCTGAAAAGGAGTCCCTGGACTGGGCAGCTTCTGCTGTTACTCCAACCTCCAGCTTGCCGAGCAAGGGACAGGTGTGGCTGGACGGAGCTCGGCTCGGCCAGGAAGAAGCAGGCCGGATCTTGTCTGGtctcccaggctgggctgggagagCTCCAGGAGCCCCAAATGAAATCAATTGCAGTTTCTGGCAgtgcctggccctgccctcctggggtgTGAAGGGTCCTTGGGCTCAGACAGGGCAGGGACAGAGAAGCAAGAACCTGAGAGGAGAGAGGCACCCGGGCTCCAAGTGGAGGCGAATTGCGCTGCGTACTTGGTCTTTGTCTCGCTGgggtttcttcctctctcctgagTTCTCTTcacttcatttcctttctgtctctctttcttgtGTTCAGCCTCTGTTCTTCTTCTGCTTCCCTTTCCCGCTGTTGCCCCATCGCTTTCTTTTTCggtttctctgtttttatttctctgcctctgcctctctctgggcATCCAAGTCCAGCATCTGGCTCAAAGGCTGAGATGAAGGATTCTCACTGTGTTCCAGGCggattttggggtgtgtgtggggaacTACTCTACAGTCATTAAAAGCCGGCATCTAGATGGGAGGCTTCTCCCTCGCCCTGGACTAGGTGCGCTGAGCCTAgctgccacctccacccccaagTGGGTAGGGTATCTGAAGAGCCGGGTCTGCTGTGTCTTTCTAGCCCCAGCTCTGCACACCACGCTGGCTGCTGGGTGCCTGTGTGCCAGGCTCCCTCTAGGACAAATTCACCCACCCTCACCTCCTGGATGTGCTTAAATGCCAGTGCACAGCCTGGCCCCAGCTGCTGCCGTGCCAGGCCGGGGAGGTAGGAGGAATGTGGGCAGTCTCAGAGAGCAGCTCTGAGCCTGGATGCGGGCGAGTCACCCGGGGCTGGATGCCCGGTGGCAGGAGATGAGGTCTCTGCTTCCAGAAGCCCCGGCCTGGCCTCCTCCCTCCAGTAGCTGAGCTTACGCATCCTGTCCAGGTCACAGACCCTTGGAATCGCCCTGGGAGCCTCAGCACAGCCCACCCTCAGTCCAGAACCCCCTCGCTCCAGCCCAGTCTCAGGGGATACTGCTTGGCCCTTGTCAGCCCTCCACCTTCCAGGGCGCACAGCCTCCGAAAAACGCCAGCAGACCAACTATTAAACGAATTATCCCTCCCTAACAGCGCTAACAGATGGCGACCAGGCAGCGAAATCCCCTCCTATATGTAACTAATAAACCGCTTGTGTCTTAACAGGGTAATGCATGGAGACGCAATGTCACTTATACAAGATGTTGATGGAATTTACTATATAAAAATCTTCCTCCTAGAGTAAAGAGTATCAACATTACAACTCGACAGACGGCAGCGGGATaagtaaaacagacaaaagacaAACAAGATAATAATCTGTTTCCAATCACTTAAGCCCTGTAGAGTTAGTAATATGCGGTTTGCATATTCCCCCTTGAGTTCGGTAATTAATTACCGGCGCGGAGGCACACAGCCGCTCGGGGTGGGAGTTTCGAGGCACGCTGAGCTGGGGATTGGGGCGGGGTGCGCCTTTCCCGACTTCTGCAGCCTGGGACACGGGGCAGCGGCCGGAATGCGGACTCTTCTGGGCGTTTGGAGCCGACCTTCCCGCAGGTCGTGCAACACCTCCCGGCTCCTCACCGGACTCTCCAGCCTGGGGAGATTCTGCAGCCGAGCAGAAACGGGGGCTTTTCTGGCGGCCAGAGTATCTCCCTTCGCCCCATCTGAAGACAGCCCCTCCCTTTGAATGGACTGGAGTGGCCTGCTTTCTCGGGGAGCGCGCGCGTTGGGGGGACCCGGGAAGCGCGCCCCTCGCCCTCGTCTCCCCGTGGTCTCTTGGGCGACTCAGCCCATCCTCTCCCGAGACTTCCATCATTACCGCCCCCCACCCAACACGCACActccaccctcccccccccccgcccccgcccttgCCGGAGCCAGCGCGGCTTTAACATTAAACAAACGCAGCGAGCGCCTCAGAGCTGAGCTCTCGGCCGGGTCTGCGCGGCGGCAGCGttacaaattgtaaatttaaatTGCTCGCCGGATTCATTACCTCCCCTCTTTGATTTCAGCCAGCCGTGAAAAATTATACTGGTGTACCACTGAGAAACTGTTTTGCCGCAAAGAACCCGCGCCTAATCACTGGCTTTCTCCCTCCGACAAAAGTGTAATTATTTTGTTTGGGGTGTAAATATAGGCCGCGCTGCGCACACATACTCAGCGTCCCGCCGCGCCGCCGCGAGGAATCGGCCCCCGGGTAGGAGCGGGCGTGGAGGCTGGGCCCTACCGCCCGGAGGCCGGAGAAGAGCGGCTGGCTTGGCGCTCCGGAGAGACCCAGAGAGCCGAGCCGGCAGGTGCAGTCCACGGTCCCTGCCCTCGGGAGTTCGGGTTTGCCCGATGATCCCC from Globicephala melas chromosome 13, mGloMel1.2, whole genome shotgun sequence carries:
- the LHX5 gene encoding LIM/homeobox protein Lhx5 isoform X1 translates to MTVPVPVPRTDLDICLTSCILTREDRIGISFDRCGNGGFSEARAEWEVRASGGWDTGLALGDRPCCVLRRFGTKCAGCAQGISPSDLVRKARGKVFHLNCFTCMVCNKQLSTGEELYVIDENKFVCKDDYLSSSSLKEGSLNSVSSCTDRSLSPDLQDPLQDDPKETDNSTSSDKETANNENEEQNSGTKRRGPRTTIKAKQLETLKAAFAATPKPTRHIREQLAQETGLNMRVIQVWFQNRRSKERRMKQLSALGARRHAFFRSPRRMRPLGGRLDESEMLGSTPYTYYGDYQGDYYAPGGNYDFFAHGPPSQAQSPADSSFLAASGPGSTPLGALEPPLAGPHAADNPRFTDMISHPDTPSPEPGLPGALHPMPGEVFSGGPSPPFPMSGTSGYSGPLSHPNPELNEAAVW
- the LHX5 gene encoding LIM/homeobox protein Lhx5 isoform X2, translated to MMVHCAGCERPILDRFLLNVLDRAWHIKCVQCCECKTNLSEKCFSREGKLYCKNDFFRRFGTKCAGCAQGISPSDLVRKARGKVFHLNCFTCMVCNKQLSTGEELYVIDENKFVCKDDYLSSSSLKEGSLNSVSSCTDRSLSPDLQDPLQDDPKETDNSTSSDKETANNENEEQNSGTKRRGPRTTIKAKQLETLKAAFAATPKPTRHIREQLAQETGLNMRVIQVWFQNRRSKERRMKQLSALGARRHAFFRSPRRMRPLGGRLDESEMLGSTPYTYYGDYQGDYYAPGGNYDFFAHGPPSQAQSPADSSFLAASGPGSTPLGALEPPLAGPHAADNPRFTDMISHPDTPSPEPGLPGALHPMPGEVFSGGPSPPFPMSGTSGYSGPLSHPNPELNEAAVW